In the Bos mutus isolate GX-2022 chromosome 15, NWIPB_WYAK_1.1, whole genome shotgun sequence genome, CTGAACACTTCACTAATTCTTTGCTCTTGGCAGAGTCACTGTCTTCTgcttatttgaaaaagaaataataaaatgacctCTTCCATATATTTCACAGAATTGGGCCTATGATTAGCAAATGAAGGAAGTTCTATAAAGTGCCTTGCTGAAGTGCTATCATTTTAAAGtcaatcaatatatattttaaaaattattttttttaattgaaggataattgccttacaatgttgtgttagtttctgccgtaaTCAGCGTGAACCAGCCACGGgcatacatacgtcccctcccccttaaacctcccacctcccacctcccaccccatcccaccccgctAGGTTAACACAGAGCACCAGGATGTTTTCTCTGGACATGATTGCAGCATCACAGCAAATCCTCAGGTTGGGGGTTCGGGAGGAGAACGCCTGCATGTACTTACAACTGCTAACAATCAGAGGAATAGATGACAGCCAAGGGATCTCAGCTAAAATGATGTCATACTGAGTCAGATGGGGATTTCAGAGACTAGCTCGTAGGAATCATGAAGGAGTTATAGATACATGGAGCTCTTTGGGGATATTCCCCATGAGGGCATCTATAGCTCTCATCTCTTTCTTAGGGAAGAAAGAATTGAATTACCTGTGTGATCTAGCTGGATATGTTGATGGTTCACACATTATCATATcgcttgttatttctttttctttctccattttctaattaaaatatatgtgcactcagttgctcagtcatgtccagctctttgcgaccccattcaatgtagccccacaggctcctctgtccatgggatttcccaggcaagaatactggggagagttgccagtcccttctccaggggaccttcccgacccagggattgaaccctttctcttgtgtctcctgcactggcaggcgaattctttaccactagcaacaacAAACACTTAATAGCCACAGTTTTTgtggtgtgcttagtcacttcagtcatgcccaactcttggcCACTCCATtaactgcagcctacaggctcctctgtctgtgggattctccaggcaagaatcctggagtgggtaaccattcccttttccaggggatcttcgaaacccagggatagaacccaggtctcctgcgttgcaggcggattctttaccatctgagccaccagggaagcccaaaactcaTAGCTTTTAGTGTGTGATTCTAATTGTTCAAATTAGAATTTCATAGATCAAATCTCATAGGTCAACTTCACCCACATGTTGACACCCTACATGCCACCACCCACATTTCCTAAACCAAGATGGAGACTGCCGTTTTATCATAATGAGAACACACAGTAAATCACTAGGATTGCGGTGCACATCCgtttgtggttttttaaaaatgtattctctcattTAACTATTATAATAATCCAACTTTAAATGTCCTAttagacttttcattttgtatatagAGAAAGAAAGGCTCTAAGAAGTTATTTTATGGATAATGTCTCCCAAATAGTAAACGGTGGGgctgcttttttaatatatatgtacttttttccAGAGTCCAAGCTCTGCCTTTGATTCAAAGCTTCACTCTGTCATGTGTAAAGGTCCACAAAACACTTAACTGTTTGTATGACTGTTAAGAGGATTAAGTAGTTTTTAacatcaaccccatggactgtagccctccaggatcctctgcccacaggattcttcaggcaagaatattggagtgagttgccatttctgtctccaggtaatcttcctgacctagggattgaacccaggtctcctgcattataagcAGAtacttttccatctgagccactagggaaacccaacatattaaatgtaaatgtgtaCTGAGAATGAGcactatataaatgtaaattgtTAACAGATTCAAGTTATCGGACTTGGGAGATAAGTTTATGTAAATATGTGATTAGACAGATTATAACCTCTTTCTGCCCTTAGTTTGCTCATCTGCACAAGTGGGAAGTTGTGCAATGCATGTACTCTGTATGGATCTTGCAGCTTCAACAGGAtgtaactatcagttcagttcagttcatttcagtcacttagtcatgtctgattctttgcgaccacggactgcaggaccccaggcctctctgtccatcaccaactcctggagcttactcaaactcatctccatggagtcagtgatgtcagccaatcatctcattctctgtcatctccttctccacccagccttcaatcttgcccaacatcagggttttttcagatgagtcagttctttgcattaggtgggcaaagtattggagtttcagcttcagcatcagtctttccaacgaatattcaggactgatttcctttaggattgacttgttggatctccttgctgtccaagggactctcaagagtcttctccaacaccatggttcaaaagcatcaattcttcagcactcagctttctttataatccaactctcacatccatacatgactgctggaaccatagctttgactagacaaaccttagttggcaaagtaatgtctctactttttaatatgctgtctatgttggtcataacttttcttccaaagagcaagtgtcttttaatttcatggccacagtcaccatctacagtgactttggagcccaaaaatgcAAAGTATGTAGCTGTAAGATAAATCAGTATGTAACTATAACATATTTGCTAGGTTTTTTGCTTCAAACCTATGCTCTAGATCAGAGAATTGTGAAGAATAATTTATTGCCATCATAAAGTGATAAAATAACAGGGTGTTTATATAATTCCAGGGCAAACTCTTTGCTGTTTACCAGATGCTCTTTGCTTTCTCATTACTACAGAGAATTTAGAAAATTCCCATGGAGAATGGCACAGAGGTGACGGACTTCATCCTGGTGGGTCTAACCAATGCTCCAGAACTTCAGATCCCCCTCTTTATTGTGTTCACCCTCATTTACCTCATCAGTGTTTTGGGAAACCTGGGGATGATCACACTGATCCTGTTGGACTCCTGTCTCCACGCCCCAATGTACTTTCTCATCATTAATCTGTCTTTGGCGGACTTTGGCTACTCCTCAGCTGTCACACCGAAAGTGATGGCTGGGTTTCTTAGAGCAGACAAGGTCATCTCATACAATGCCTGTGCTACTCAGATATTCTTTTTCGCAGCCTTTGCCAGTGTGGAAAATTTCCTCTTAGCTGCAATGGCCTGTGATCGCCACGCTGCAGTGTGTGAACCCCTACATTACACCATCACCATGAAGAAGAGTGTGTGTGCCCGTCTGGCcataggctcctccgtctgtggatTCGTGAATGCCTCCATCCACGTTGGGGGCACGTtcagtctttctctgtgtgagtcCAAGCTGGTCCATCACTTTTTCTGTGATATTCCAGCTGTCATGGCTCTCTCTTGCTCTGATAAACATGTTAGAGAGGTGGTTCTCGTTTTAATTTCAGGCTTTAATGTCTTTTTTGCTCTTCTGGTAATATTTATTTCCTACCTTCTCATATTTATCACTGTCTTGAAGATGCACTCAGCTAAGGGATACCAAAAAGCTTTGTCCACCTGCGCTAGTCACCTCTCAGCCGTCAGCATCTTCTATGGAACAATCATCTTCATGTACTTAGAACCCAGCTCCAATCACTCCATGGACACAGACAAAGTGGCCTCCGTGTTCTATGCTATGGtcatccccatgctgaaccctatagtctacagcctgaggaacaaAGAGGTGAAAAGTGCATTCAAGAAGGTTTGGGGGAAGGCAAAATTCTCTCTAGGATTTGCATTTTAATGTATTATACAAAATAATGTAGTTTCATTTGTCTCAGGTCATTCTATTCTCTCTTTTTAGCCATACAATGCATTTAATTCCTAAAGTTATAGCCTTACCACTTCAAAAATATGTTGTTTAGGGATAATAAAATATGTCTGGAAATGTAATACTTGAAATAGTATAGCTCGGGGAAAGAATAAGATGTTTTGGGCCTTGCTTCTCACAAACCTTAGTCATGGATTTGATTTATTCACTTGTTACACAGGCTTTTTCTCTACCACATGTCAGTGCAAATGTACATGTAAATCAGTGATACAAGCAAGGCTATGATGAGAAACACATACGTGTGCTCTATGTGGGCATGAGACATGTGGTCACATACATGGCAGTGGTGTAGACGTCAGTGATACAGCGTAGGTagcttttaataaaataagttaGGATGACTGTAACcttatgtttaatttatttatttagctgaatATCTCTTCTACGTGTCTTAATTAGAGAAATATTTTGTAACTCTAAATGAAAGTATGTGCCTTATTGGCAtacattattgctgctgctgctgctgctgctaagtcccttcagtcatgtccgactctgtgcgaccccatagacagcagcccaccaggctcctctgtccctgggattctcca is a window encoding:
- the LOC102267363 gene encoding olfactory receptor 5B2, producing the protein MENGTEVTDFILVGLTNAPELQIPLFIVFTLIYLISVLGNLGMITLILLDSCLHAPMYFLIINLSLADFGYSSAVTPKVMAGFLRADKVISYNACATQIFFFAAFASVENFLLAAMACDRHAAVCEPLHYTITMKKSVCARLAIGSSVCGFVNASIHVGGTFSLSLCESKLVHHFFCDIPAVMALSCSDKHVREVVLVLISGFNVFFALLVIFISYLLIFITVLKMHSAKGYQKALSTCASHLSAVSIFYGTIIFMYLEPSSNHSMDTDKVASVFYAMVIPMLNPIVYSLRNKEVKSAFKKVWGKAKFSLGFAF